The Geothrix sp. genome window below encodes:
- the infB gene encoding translation initiation factor IF-2 yields the protein MLRINQLAKELGVANQEVIEAADKRLGLQGKSHSSNLTDDQADQIRRAFQGKHKGESEAPPLALHKPSAAVKVVKAPNLPPAKVEAEPAKPAPAVLVKKAEPRPEPRPEPQAEPASAPAAPAAVPAPAPQAEAKDAKMESTAASPVAPTAPQPPAAPATAEPVPAPAKAEAPQETFSRLKVSTGTPAPAPRDDKPARYIQLPPARPTGPAAPRPAQAAPAGTPSGSGPRPEAGARPMVQRPGQSSVPGNVQRSGMPQKEKAVLPMATNTGRGEVRHEAPAPVSPSRRPYIPPAITEMRPDQGFSRIKTSDTPAPAPRSTEPARYIQLPQARPAPGSRPSGPGSRPGGPGGRPGGPGGPGRPGMGSRPGGPGRPGMGSRPGGPGRGPSIPASGPIDPNSQKGPGRGAHVGGKKKKGGYVRSKEEELDLKLRQPRSRAQQVASEYIEEEIGIVMLSEGVTVKELAEKCNRPAKDVVAKLLHRGIFATINQPLDTEMAKDIAREFGFLADIVSFEEDVQIAADESGEVVGEKLPRPPVVTIMGHVDHGKTSLLDAIRKTKVAAGEAGGITQHVGAYHVNVKDPNTGELRKVVFLDTPGHEAFTKMRARGAKVTDIAVLVVAADDGVMPQTVESINHAKAADVPLVVAINKIDKPGANPDKVQQGLLQHSVQTEAYGGDVPAVLVSAKTQQGLDELLETLLLVADLKELKAVYDCPAAGSIIEGRLDRGRGPVATVLVQRGTLRAGDIFVAGATMGRVRAMFDYLGQRVTEAGPSSAVQILGFEEVPSAGDNFQVVEDEPKARTIVSFRQEKAKQAAHLKQRATLETLFSTIKDGQVKELALIIKADTQGSVESLVGQLERLSTDKVRVRIIHSAAGTVTENDVLLAEASKATIIGFHTKAEKKTEELAREEGVDLRFHDIIYKVTEEIEQAMVGMLDATEKETVHGQAEVRQLFKIGRTVIAGCFVTEGKVQKNHKVRVKRGEETLFEGALKSLKRFKEDVSEVKNGLDCGIAIDGFDLLKEGDLLEFFSKEKVIATSLS from the coding sequence ATGCTGCGTATCAACCAACTCGCCAAAGAGCTCGGAGTCGCCAATCAGGAGGTCATCGAGGCCGCCGATAAGCGCCTGGGCCTCCAAGGGAAGAGCCATAGCTCCAACCTCACCGACGACCAGGCGGACCAGATCCGCCGGGCCTTCCAGGGCAAGCACAAGGGAGAGTCCGAGGCCCCGCCGCTCGCCCTCCACAAGCCCTCCGCCGCCGTGAAGGTGGTCAAGGCGCCGAACCTGCCGCCCGCCAAGGTGGAGGCCGAGCCCGCCAAGCCTGCCCCCGCGGTGCTGGTGAAGAAGGCCGAACCCCGCCCCGAGCCCCGACCGGAGCCTCAGGCCGAACCCGCCTCCGCGCCCGCTGCTCCTGCCGCCGTCCCTGCCCCCGCGCCGCAGGCTGAAGCCAAGGACGCAAAAATGGAGTCGACGGCCGCTTCCCCCGTGGCCCCCACGGCCCCGCAGCCTCCGGCTGCTCCGGCCACCGCCGAGCCTGTCCCGGCACCGGCCAAGGCGGAGGCTCCCCAGGAGACCTTCTCCCGCCTGAAGGTGTCCACGGGCACTCCCGCCCCGGCTCCCCGGGATGACAAGCCCGCCCGCTACATCCAGCTGCCTCCCGCGCGTCCCACGGGCCCCGCGGCCCCGCGGCCGGCTCAGGCTGCCCCCGCGGGAACGCCGTCCGGTTCGGGCCCCCGCCCCGAAGCGGGCGCCCGCCCCATGGTGCAGCGGCCCGGCCAGTCCTCCGTGCCTGGCAATGTGCAGCGCTCCGGCATGCCCCAGAAGGAGAAGGCCGTCCTGCCGATGGCCACCAACACAGGCCGTGGCGAAGTGCGCCACGAGGCGCCCGCGCCGGTCTCCCCTTCGCGGCGCCCCTACATCCCCCCCGCCATCACGGAGATGAGGCCCGACCAGGGCTTCAGCCGCATCAAGACATCGGATACTCCGGCCCCGGCACCCCGATCCACGGAGCCCGCCCGCTACATCCAGCTGCCCCAGGCCCGCCCTGCGCCCGGTAGCCGGCCGAGCGGACCCGGCAGCCGCCCCGGCGGCCCCGGTGGACGCCCCGGCGGTCCTGGCGGCCCCGGCCGTCCCGGCATGGGTTCGCGCCCTGGCGGTCCCGGCCGACCCGGCATGGGTTCCCGCCCCGGCGGCCCCGGTCGCGGTCCCTCCATCCCGGCCTCGGGTCCCATCGATCCCAACAGCCAGAAGGGCCCTGGCCGTGGCGCCCATGTGGGTGGCAAGAAGAAGAAGGGCGGCTATGTCCGGAGCAAGGAGGAGGAACTCGACCTCAAGCTCCGCCAGCCCCGCTCCCGTGCCCAGCAGGTGGCCAGCGAGTACATCGAGGAGGAGATCGGCATCGTCATGCTCTCCGAGGGCGTGACGGTCAAGGAACTCGCCGAGAAGTGCAACCGCCCCGCCAAGGATGTGGTGGCCAAGCTGCTCCACCGGGGCATCTTCGCCACCATCAACCAGCCCCTCGACACCGAGATGGCCAAGGACATCGCCCGCGAGTTCGGCTTCCTCGCCGACATCGTGTCCTTCGAGGAGGATGTCCAGATCGCCGCCGACGAGTCCGGCGAGGTGGTGGGCGAGAAGCTGCCCCGGCCCCCGGTCGTCACCATCATGGGTCATGTCGACCACGGCAAGACCTCACTGTTGGACGCCATCCGCAAGACCAAGGTGGCCGCGGGCGAAGCCGGCGGCATCACGCAGCATGTGGGCGCCTACCATGTGAATGTGAAGGACCCGAACACCGGCGAGCTGCGCAAGGTGGTCTTCCTCGACACCCCAGGTCACGAAGCCTTCACGAAGATGCGCGCCCGTGGCGCCAAGGTCACGGACATCGCCGTCCTGGTGGTGGCCGCCGACGACGGCGTCATGCCCCAGACCGTGGAATCCATCAACCACGCCAAGGCCGCGGATGTGCCGCTGGTCGTGGCGATCAACAAGATCGACAAGCCCGGCGCCAACCCGGACAAGGTCCAGCAGGGCCTGCTCCAGCACAGCGTCCAGACCGAGGCCTACGGCGGCGATGTGCCCGCCGTCCTCGTCAGCGCCAAGACCCAGCAGGGTCTCGACGAACTGCTCGAGACGCTCCTCCTCGTGGCGGACCTGAAGGAACTCAAGGCGGTCTACGACTGTCCCGCCGCCGGATCCATCATCGAAGGCCGCCTGGACCGGGGCCGAGGTCCCGTGGCCACCGTGCTCGTACAGCGAGGCACCCTGCGGGCCGGCGACATCTTCGTGGCCGGCGCCACCATGGGCCGTGTCCGTGCCATGTTCGACTACCTGGGCCAGCGCGTCACCGAGGCCGGCCCCTCCAGCGCCGTGCAGATCCTCGGCTTCGAGGAAGTACCCAGCGCCGGCGACAACTTCCAGGTGGTCGAGGATGAACCCAAGGCCCGCACCATCGTGTCGTTCCGCCAGGAGAAGGCCAAGCAGGCGGCCCACCTCAAGCAGCGCGCCACGCTGGAAACCCTGTTCAGCACCATCAAGGACGGCCAGGTCAAGGAGCTCGCGCTCATCATCAAGGCCGACACCCAGGGTTCAGTGGAGTCGCTGGTGGGCCAGCTCGAGCGGCTCAGCACCGACAAGGTCCGGGTGCGCATCATCCACAGCGCCGCCGGCACCGTCACCGAGAACGATGTGCTGCTCGCCGAAGCCTCCAAGGCCACCATCATCGGCTTCCACACCAAGGCCGAGAAGAAGACCGAGGAACTCGCCCGCGAAGAGGGCGTGGACCTGCGCTTCCACGACATCATCTACAAGGTGACCGAGGAGATCGAGCAGGCCATGGTCGGCATGCTGGACGCCACCGAGAAGGAGACCGTGCACGGTCAGGCGGAGGTCCGCCAGCTCTTCAAGATCGGCCGCACCGTCATCGCCGGCTGCTTCGTCACCGAGGGCAAGGTCCAGAAGAACCACAAGGTCCGCGTGAAGCGCGGCGAGGAGACCCTCTTCGAGGGCGCCCTGAAGAGCCTGAAGCGCTTCAAGGAAGATGTGTCCGAAGTGAAGAACGGCCTCGACTGCGGCATCGCCATCGACGGCTTCGACCTGCTGAAGGAAGGGGATCTCCTCGAGTTCTTCAGCAAGGAGAAGGTCATCGCAACCAGCCTCAGCTGA
- the nusA gene encoding transcription termination factor NusA gives MANVATTFFDSVKMIAAEKGIPEEDVFAAVEEALAKAADKYFNAQDFYGNFQAQMDRETGEFHVYALKQVVAEVEEEDLEISLAEAQQLNPDAAEGDTLWLPQDTSQLGRIAAQAAKQVLVQKVREAERERIFTEFADRIGEVVVAEVKRFEKSAIILEIDRVEAMLRRSEALRGDRFDKGQRIKVVIVSVDRSAKDPQVQVSRTDPRLLIKLFENEVPEIHDGTVVIRNCVREAGDRAKVAVHSLDPDVDPVGACVGLKGSRVQAIIRELKNEKIDIVRYSDDSAQFIANALNPAKAIRVNLVDPEGRRVEVVVDDEQLSVAIGKRGQNVRLAAKLTGWNIDVRSEADKRREAEIAMGLALPDASDEAAPAAEAAAPASTLQDAIQVEGLDAALADRLAAAGYPDVKSLYTVTAEQLMQVEGMDQDLAFRLIDAVQAHFGE, from the coding sequence ATGGCGAATGTGGCAACGACCTTTTTCGACAGCGTGAAGATGATCGCCGCTGAAAAGGGGATCCCTGAAGAAGATGTGTTCGCAGCGGTGGAGGAGGCCCTCGCCAAGGCCGCGGACAAATACTTCAATGCCCAGGATTTCTACGGCAACTTCCAGGCCCAGATGGACCGGGAGACTGGCGAGTTCCATGTCTACGCCCTGAAGCAGGTGGTGGCCGAAGTCGAGGAAGAGGATCTGGAGATCAGCCTGGCCGAAGCCCAGCAGCTGAACCCCGATGCCGCCGAGGGCGACACCCTCTGGCTGCCCCAGGACACCAGCCAGCTGGGCCGTATCGCCGCCCAGGCCGCCAAGCAGGTGCTGGTGCAGAAGGTCCGCGAGGCCGAGCGCGAGCGCATCTTCACCGAATTCGCCGACCGCATCGGTGAGGTGGTGGTCGCCGAGGTCAAGCGCTTCGAGAAGAGCGCCATCATCCTCGAGATCGACCGGGTGGAAGCCATGCTGCGCCGCAGCGAGGCGCTGCGCGGTGACCGCTTCGACAAGGGCCAGCGCATCAAGGTGGTCATCGTCAGCGTGGACCGCAGCGCCAAGGATCCCCAGGTGCAGGTCAGCCGCACCGATCCGCGGCTGCTCATCAAGCTCTTCGAGAATGAAGTCCCCGAGATCCATGACGGCACCGTGGTCATCCGCAACTGCGTGCGCGAGGCCGGCGACCGCGCCAAGGTGGCCGTTCACAGCCTCGATCCCGATGTCGATCCCGTGGGCGCCTGCGTGGGCCTCAAGGGCAGTCGCGTGCAGGCCATCATCCGCGAGCTGAAGAACGAGAAGATCGACATCGTCCGGTATTCCGACGACTCCGCCCAGTTCATCGCCAATGCGCTGAACCCGGCCAAGGCCATCCGCGTGAACCTGGTGGACCCCGAGGGCCGCCGGGTGGAAGTGGTCGTCGACGACGAGCAGCTCAGCGTCGCCATCGGCAAGCGGGGCCAGAATGTGCGCCTGGCCGCCAAGCTCACGGGCTGGAACATCGATGTCCGCAGCGAGGCCGACAAGCGCCGCGAGGCCGAGATCGCCATGGGCCTGGCCTTGCCGGATGCCAGCGACGAAGCCGCCCCGGCCGCGGAGGCCGCCGCGCCCGCCTCCACCCTCCAGGATGCGATCCAGGTCGAGGGTCTGGACGCCGCCCTCGCGGACCGTCTGGCCGCCGCCGGATACCCCGATGTCAAATCCCTCTACACTGTTACTGCCGAGCAGCTGATGCAGGTGGAGGGCATGGATCAGGATCTGGCCTTCCGTCTCATCGATGCCGTGCAGGCTCACTTCGGGGAGTAG
- a CDS encoding ribosome maturation factor RimP → MDLKKVQPPLERQLALLGYELVHLETAREGRDEVLRLYIDHLDAETSRRKVTLDDCTTAHEGLALWMDVEFPDLREKLGVEVSSPGMERPLVKADHFRRFAGRLCRVQTAAPINGQKRFKGWIGPVAEGSVTLEEDGVLKTIPVEAIQKARLAPFDEEKTPRPKHLAARLTELPDADGVETSAVEDEEA, encoded by the coding sequence GTGGATCTGAAGAAAGTCCAGCCTCCCCTCGAACGCCAGCTGGCCCTGCTGGGCTACGAGCTGGTGCACCTGGAGACCGCCCGCGAGGGCCGGGACGAAGTGCTGCGGCTCTACATCGACCACCTGGATGCCGAGACCAGCCGGCGCAAGGTCACCCTGGACGACTGCACCACCGCCCACGAAGGCCTGGCCCTCTGGATGGATGTGGAGTTCCCCGACCTGCGCGAGAAGCTCGGCGTGGAAGTCAGCAGCCCCGGCATGGAGCGCCCCCTGGTCAAGGCCGACCACTTCCGCCGCTTTGCCGGGCGGCTCTGCCGCGTGCAGACCGCCGCCCCCATCAATGGCCAGAAGCGGTTCAAGGGCTGGATCGGCCCCGTGGCCGAGGGCAGCGTCACCCTCGAGGAGGACGGCGTCCTGAAGACCATTCCGGTCGAGGCCATCCAGAAGGCCCGGCTGGCACCCTTCGACGAAGAAAAGACCCCGCGGCCCAAGCACCTGGCCGCCCGTTTGACTGAACTACCGGATGCCGATGGCGTAGAGACAAGCGCCGTCGAGGACGAGGAGGCCTGA
- the folD gene encoding bifunctional methylenetetrahydrofolate dehydrogenase/methenyltetrahydrofolate cyclohydrolase FolD: MATILDGKAHADRMLEAVRLGVEARKAGGLRAPGLAVVLVGDDPASQVYVRNKSAACGRVGIISIEHRLVADTPQADLDALIDRLNADPEVDGILVQLPLPKGLDSKRALHRISPAKDVDGFHPVNQGLLLEGLPGLRPCTPSACMSLLAHHGVELKGLRAVVLGRSEIVGKPMALMLLEQHATVTIAHSRTKDLPEVCREADLLVAAVGRPGLVEGSWIKPGAVVVDVGINRIEDEVLGARIFAAEPKKLETLRVKGAVLCGDVRFGEAMQVASAVTPVPGGVGPLTIAGLLTNTLQAANG; encoded by the coding sequence ATGGCCACCATCCTGGACGGCAAGGCGCACGCGGACCGCATGCTGGAGGCAGTGCGCCTCGGGGTCGAGGCCCGGAAGGCGGGAGGTCTTCGGGCCCCCGGGCTGGCGGTGGTGCTGGTGGGCGACGACCCGGCCAGCCAGGTCTATGTCCGCAACAAGTCCGCCGCCTGCGGCAGGGTGGGGATCATCTCCATCGAGCACCGGCTGGTCGCGGACACCCCCCAGGCGGACCTGGACGCCCTCATCGACCGCCTGAATGCCGATCCGGAGGTGGATGGCATCCTGGTGCAGCTGCCCCTGCCCAAGGGGTTGGATTCCAAGCGGGCCCTGCACCGCATCAGTCCGGCCAAGGATGTGGACGGCTTCCATCCCGTGAACCAGGGCCTGCTGCTGGAGGGCCTGCCGGGCCTGCGCCCCTGCACGCCCAGTGCCTGCATGTCGCTGCTGGCCCACCATGGGGTGGAGCTCAAGGGCCTGCGGGCCGTGGTGCTGGGTCGCAGTGAGATCGTGGGCAAGCCCATGGCCCTCATGCTGCTGGAGCAGCACGCCACCGTGACCATCGCCCACAGCCGGACCAAGGACCTGCCGGAGGTCTGCCGGGAAGCGGACCTGCTGGTGGCCGCCGTGGGCCGTCCCGGCCTGGTGGAAGGCTCCTGGATCAAGCCCGGCGCCGTGGTGGTGGATGTGGGCATCAACCGGATCGAGGACGAGGTCCTGGGCGCCCGGATTTTCGCGGCTGAACCCAAGAAGCTGGAGACCCTCCGGGTCAAGGGTGCGGTACTCTGCGGCGATGTACGCTTCGGCGAGGCCATGCAGGTGGCTTCGGCCGTGACGCCGGTGCCGGGCGGCGTGGGGCCCCTGACCATCGCCGGGCTCCTGACCAATACCCTGCAGGCGGCGAACGGCTAG
- a CDS encoding TonB-dependent receptor — protein sequence MPQQTLQTRYGYLQYTQQAGAFGLTAGGRYEDSDLSNAFAPRLGLTFVQGRFNAKLLYGEAFRSPTLFQTYSTFFAFKGYLRPEIIRSRELELGWRLNGSSVVRLNLYRMSVTRSISFGLDNYNIYYVNAGSTHSKGLEASLEVRNQTWGGFANLSYTRPDGQVDPFFLGSGGNAFLGISPLKVNVGTYLRLGPVQVAPSLLYASAREGQTARSAQSGIAPDDLLPNLVESAPQPGRILVNLALTWKEWLGTGTEARLSASNLGAANYPILQPYYGAHAPLPANDRLVNLDLVWRF from the coding sequence CTGCCCCAGCAGACCCTCCAGACCCGGTACGGCTACCTCCAGTACACCCAGCAGGCCGGCGCCTTCGGGCTGACGGCCGGGGGCCGCTACGAGGACAGTGACCTGTCCAATGCCTTCGCCCCCAGGCTGGGACTCACCTTCGTCCAGGGCCGCTTCAACGCGAAGCTGCTCTATGGCGAGGCCTTCCGGAGCCCGACCCTCTTCCAGACCTACAGCACCTTCTTCGCCTTCAAGGGCTACCTGCGGCCCGAGATCATCCGCAGCCGCGAGCTGGAGCTGGGCTGGCGCCTGAACGGCAGCTCCGTCGTCCGCCTGAACCTCTACCGCATGAGCGTGACCCGCTCCATCTCCTTCGGCCTGGACAACTACAACATCTACTATGTGAACGCGGGCTCCACCCACTCGAAGGGGCTCGAGGCCAGCCTGGAAGTCCGGAACCAGACCTGGGGCGGGTTCGCGAACCTCAGCTACACCCGCCCCGATGGGCAGGTGGATCCCTTCTTCCTCGGCAGCGGCGGCAACGCCTTCCTGGGCATCTCCCCCCTGAAGGTGAATGTGGGCACCTACCTTCGCCTCGGGCCCGTGCAGGTGGCCCCGAGCCTGCTCTACGCCTCGGCCCGGGAAGGCCAGACCGCCCGATCGGCCCAGTCCGGCATCGCCCCGGATGACCTCCTGCCCAACCTGGTCGAGAGCGCCCCCCAGCCGGGCCGGATCCTCGTCAACTTGGCCCTGACCTGGAAGGAGTGGCTGGGCACCGGCACCGAGGCGCGGCTGTCCGCCAGCAACCTGGGAGCCGCCAACTACCCCATCCTCCAGCCCTACTATGGCGCCCACGCCCCCCTTCCGGCCAATGACCGGCTGGTGAACCTGGACCTGGTCTGGCGGTTCTAG
- a CDS encoding TonB-dependent receptor plug domain-containing protein, with protein sequence MPRARLLPLLSLPLLGQDPLLPGQQPDDMARLLNTPVIIASRLQQNQEEAPSAVSVVTRTDIERYGWRELADILRTLPGFDFGNDGTALIGLAERGIWAHEGKALLMVNGIQVSPLHNGNVNYYGSYPAELIERVEVIRGPGSAIYGQFAGAAVINLITRSAEDPEAGRFTLRGSSLGAGNFGGGGFLVTNGQFSNGAAISLNVGYQSSPFSRQPYVDTFFTGRSFSQDQGNTRREVTNLFGEVRALGTSVHLVRAAFQEAQVDGGGSGNGNPVLPGLPPGTLGTASRIVQGIRVQRSFAFDHGLSLETRGELLENTGGSVFPQDRNSNGVNHSGTERSRFVLDASLHWNLPYPGVLIAGGGLIQDRERSVDLQNHGAPRSEGSDGPPAPADPPDPVRLPPVHPAGRRLRADGRGPLRGQ encoded by the coding sequence GTGCCGCGCGCCCGCCTGCTCCCCCTGCTCTCGCTGCCGCTCCTGGGACAGGACCCGCTCCTGCCCGGCCAGCAGCCCGACGACATGGCCCGCCTGCTGAACACCCCGGTCATCATCGCCAGTCGGCTCCAGCAGAACCAGGAGGAGGCGCCCTCCGCGGTCTCCGTGGTCACGCGGACGGACATCGAGCGGTACGGGTGGCGCGAACTGGCCGACATCCTCCGCACCCTGCCCGGCTTCGACTTCGGGAACGACGGCACGGCCCTCATCGGGCTGGCCGAGCGCGGCATCTGGGCCCACGAGGGCAAGGCTCTCCTGATGGTCAACGGCATCCAGGTGAGCCCCCTCCACAACGGGAATGTGAACTACTACGGGAGCTATCCCGCGGAGCTCATCGAGCGGGTGGAGGTGATCCGGGGTCCCGGCAGCGCCATCTATGGGCAGTTCGCGGGAGCCGCCGTCATCAACCTCATCACCCGCTCGGCGGAGGATCCCGAGGCCGGCCGGTTCACCCTGCGGGGCAGCAGCCTCGGCGCCGGCAACTTCGGCGGCGGGGGCTTCCTGGTCACCAACGGCCAGTTCTCCAATGGGGCGGCCATTTCCCTGAATGTGGGGTACCAGTCCAGCCCCTTCAGCCGCCAGCCCTATGTGGACACCTTCTTCACCGGCCGGAGCTTCAGCCAGGACCAGGGCAACACCCGCCGGGAGGTCACCAACCTCTTCGGCGAAGTCCGCGCCCTCGGCACCTCGGTGCATCTGGTCCGGGCCGCCTTCCAGGAGGCGCAGGTGGACGGCGGCGGGTCCGGCAACGGCAACCCCGTCTTGCCCGGCCTGCCCCCGGGAACGCTGGGAACGGCCTCGCGGATCGTCCAGGGAATCCGGGTGCAGCGCAGCTTCGCCTTCGACCACGGCCTCAGCCTCGAGACCCGGGGCGAGCTCCTGGAGAACACCGGCGGCTCGGTCTTTCCCCAGGATCGCAACTCCAACGGCGTGAACCATTCGGGAACGGAGCGCAGCCGCTTCGTCCTGGACGCCTCCCTGCATTGGAACCTGCCCTACCCCGGCGTGCTCATCGCCGGGGGCGGCCTGATCCAGGACCGCGAGCGCAGCGTGGATCTCCAGAACCACGGCGCTCCGCGATCCGAAGGATCCGACGGTCCTCCTGCCCCAGCAGACCCTCCAGACCCGGTACGGCTACCTCCAGTACACCCAGCAGGCCGGCGCCTTCGGGCTGACGGCCGGGGGCCGCTACGAGGACAGTGA
- a CDS encoding YfiR family protein codes for MRRTSACLALAIVAVGGPRLEAQAPVPEYALKAEVFLKVLSYVQWPTGPEPAGWPIDIVVVGKSPFGTYLDDYARARTIQRRPIRVRYQAKTADVGPCHAIFICRSEAGRADAVLAWARNHQVLTVSDDEGLARRGVMVNLVLEGHLVRLAVSPSAAAAAGITLTRLLPYTRILPPARPIP; via the coding sequence ATGAGACGCACCTCCGCCTGTCTGGCGCTGGCGATCGTGGCGGTCGGAGGCCCCCGGCTCGAGGCCCAGGCCCCCGTGCCGGAGTACGCGCTGAAGGCGGAGGTCTTCCTCAAGGTGCTCTCCTATGTGCAGTGGCCGACGGGCCCAGAGCCGGCAGGGTGGCCCATCGACATCGTGGTGGTGGGGAAGTCCCCGTTCGGGACCTATCTGGACGACTACGCGCGAGCCCGCACCATCCAGCGCCGACCGATCCGCGTCCGCTACCAGGCGAAGACCGCCGATGTGGGGCCCTGCCACGCGATCTTCATCTGCCGCTCGGAGGCGGGCCGCGCCGATGCGGTGCTGGCCTGGGCGAGGAACCACCAGGTCCTGACGGTCTCCGATGACGAGGGTCTCGCCCGCCGGGGGGTGATGGTGAACCTGGTCCTGGAAGGTCATCTCGTCCGCCTGGCCGTGAGCCCCAGCGCCGCCGCCGCCGCCGGGATCACCCTCACCCGCCTGCTCCCGTACACTCGGATCCTCCCCCCGGCCCGACCCATCCCCTGA